The Mangrovibacillus cuniculi sequence ACGTGTTCACTGGGGATTTGATGACCCAGCGAAAGCAGAAGGAACAGAAGAGGAGAAGTGGGCATTCTTCCAACGAGTTCGTGATGAGATTGGTGAGCGAATCGAGCGTTTTGCGAAGACAGGAGAATAATGACGATGACGAAAAATTATCAAGAGCTAATTCCTGGTCGAGTTTATATCGGTGGAGCAGATGACCTTTCTGTTGCTTTAGAAAACGAGAAGATTGATGTTGCGTATGATTTACGTGCAGAAGCAGGCGAATCATTATTCGAAAACCACAAACATACACCAATCGTGGACGATGCAGCAAATCAAGATGAGTCGATTCGACATGCGGTTTCAGAAATCGTTCATTCTTACAACGAAGGTAAAAACATCTATTTCCACTGCCAAGGTGGAAGCAATCGTACGGGTACTGTAGCGATAGGAACCTTGCTTTCTTTGGAGCTAGCAAAATCAATGGATGATGCGGAATTACAAGCAAAGTCTGCCCGTCCAAAAATTAATGTGAAGCCAGAAATGAAAGAAGCATTGGCGAGATTATATAAATAATTTTTTCAAACCGTTAGGAAAGGGAGTGACTACTTTTCTAGCGGTTTTTTTTGGTGATTGGGGGAGAGTGAGGACCGCCAGCAAGCAAAGAAGGCGGTCAAAAGTGGAAAAAACAGAAGTAGAGGACCGTCAGCAACCGGAGAAGGTCGTCAAAAGTGGTGGAAGCCGAAAGTGAGGACCATCAGCAAGCGGAGAAGGTCGTCAAAAGTGGTGAAAGCGGAAGTAGAGGACCGTCAGCGAGCGGAGAAGGTCGTCAAAAGTGGTGAAAGCGGAAGTAGAGGACCGTCTTCCATGGGAAGCGGTCCTCTAGTATCTCCAGTTATCCTTTTCGCATATTATCTGGACTTTTCAGCCAGTGACGAATTCCTTTACCAGCGAAAGGTTCATCTTTGAATCTAGGAAGAATATGTAAGTGTGCATGCATAATGGATTGACCGCCTACTGGATAGCAGTTCCACCCAACGGTATAACCATCTGGAGCGCAATCTGAATCTAGGATTTCTTTCACTTGGCCTAACAAGTCATACGTGGCATCCCATTCTTCTTTTGTTAAATCAAATAACGTTTCGCGATGCTCTTTTGGCACAATTACACCTGAGCCAGCTAGGATTTCTTGCGGCATTTGTAAGAAGCGACAATGTTCATTCTCTAACACAACTCGCTGTTGCTTAATCAATTCTAGTTTACAAAACGGGCAACCTTTCATGACGTTCACTCCACCTATAATCGATTCATTTATTTTATAGTATAGCATTTATTTAAGTTAGTAGGGTGAGAGTTTCTTTTAGATACCAAATTTTTCATATAAAAAACGGACAAAACTGCAACAAGTTTTGTCCGCTAATAAATTTACGCCTCTAAATCAAATCGATCGGCATTCATTACTTTTACCCAAGCAGCAACGAAGTCTTTGACAAACTTCTCTTTGTTGTCGTCTTGTGCGTATACTTCTGCAATCGCACGAAGTACAGAGTTAGAACCGAATACTAAATCTACACGAGTTGCAGTTCGCTCTACTTTACCAGTGGAACGATTACGACCGTTGTAAGTAGTGCCATCAACAGGCTCCCAAACGATATTCATATCTAGTAAATTCACGAAGAAGTCGTTCGTAAGAGTACCAACTTGTTCAGTGAATACACCGTGTTTTGTGCCTTCAAAGTTTGTGCCAAGTACACGCATACCACCGATTAACGCTGTCATTTCTGGAGCTGTTAATCCTAAAAGTTGTGCTTTGTCTACTAATAATTCTTCTGGGCTTACACTGTATTGTTTCTTTTGATAGTTTCGGAATCCGTCTGCTGCTGGCTCTAATACATCAAAGCTTTCTGCATCCGTTTGTTCTGCTGTTGCATCACCACGACCAGGAGCAAAAGGAATTTCTACGTCAAAGCCAGCATCTTTAGCTGCTTTTTCTACTGCAGCTGTACCACCAAGAACAATTAAGTCTGCTAAACTAACTTTTTTGTCCAAATGGCTTTGCATTTCTTCTAGCACTCCAAGAACTTTTGCAAGTTGCTCCGGTTGGTTTACTTCCCAACTACGTTGAGGCTCTAAGCGAATGCGAGAACCGTTTGCTCCTCCGCGCATGTCGGAACCTCGGAACGTACTAGCAGATGCCCAGGCTGTAGTTACAAGTTCGCCAATCGTTAAACCAGAGTCCAAGATTAGTAGTTTCATTTTTTCCACTTCTTCTTTAGAAAGTGTGTAGTCTACTGTTGGAATTGGATCTTGCCAGATTAACTCTTCTGATGGTAATTCTGGGCCAAGGTAGCGAGTTTGAGGTCCCATATCACGGTGAAGTAACTTAAACCATGCGCGAGAAAAGGCATCAGAGAACTCTTCTGGATTTTCAAAGAAACGACGAGAGATCTTCTCGTAAGAAGGATCAACTTTTAACGCTAAATCAGCAGTTGTCATCATCGTTGGAACTTTAATAGAAGCATCTTCCGCATCAGGGGCTAGGTGTTCTTCCGACGGATCCACTGCTTTCCATTGGTACGCTCCAGCTGGACTTTTCTCTAATTCCCATTCATATCCAAATAGAAGTTCAAAGTAACCATTATCCCATTCAGTTGGGTTGGCAGTCCAAGCTCCTTCAATACCACTTGTAATCGTATCGCGACCTTTACCATTACCGTGAGAGCTCATCCATCCAAAACCTTGCGCTTCGATTGGAGCAGCTTCTGGGTCTGGACCAACGTGTGCTGCATCACCAGCACCATGCGCTTTACCAAATGTGTGTCCACCAGCAATTAGGGCAACCGTTTCTTCATCGTTCATTCCCATACGTCCAAACGTTTCACGAATATCACGTGCACTTGCTAGAGGATCGGGCTTGCCGTTTGGTCCTTCTGGATTAACATAAATTAAGCCCATTTGAACGGCAGCAAGAGGATTTTCTAACTCGCGATCGCCTGAGTAACGGTTGTCACCGAGCATTTCTGTTTCAGAACCCCAGTAAATATCCTCTTCTGGATGCCAAATGTCAGGGCGACCTCCACCAAATCCAAACGTTTTTCCACCCATGGATTCAATCGCGACGTTACCAGTTAAAAGAAGTAAGTCTGCCCATGAGATTTTGTTTCCGTACTTTTGCTTAATCGGCCAAAGTAATCTACGAGCTTTATCTAAATTCCCGTTATCTGCCCAGCTATTAAGTGGGGAAAAACGTTGCGCACCAGTTCCACCGCCACCACGGCCATCTCCGGTACGATATGTACCAGCAGCATGCCATGCCATACGGATGAAGAAGCCACCGTAATGACCATAATCTGCAGGCCACCAATCTTGACTGTCCGTCATTAATTTATGAAGATCTGCTTTCAACGCATCGTAATCTAATTCTTTAAATGCTTCTCTATAGTTAAAATCAGGGTCCATAGGATTCGATTTTTGATCATGCTGATGAAGGATAGAAAGGTTTAATTGATTAGGCCACCAATTTTTGGTTGGAGTAGTACTTGCTTTTACCGTTGTTGCACTCCCGTGTGAAAAAGGGCATTTTCCTGCACTTGCTGGATTCTGTTTGTCCATTTTAATTCCTCCTATGAGTTCATAGTATAAGTTGTCAGTTAATAATAATAATTATTATTATATTTTTATTATAAAGAAATAAAGATTAAAATCAACTAATAACACTCGTAAATGTGTAATGAATTTTCCCTCTTATAAAAAAGGATAAACGCTGTCCACCATTGCTATTCTATTAATCATAGAGATTAGTATGTTAGGAAATTTATTTTGTTTACGATGTGGTCATAGTAGGCGGTCTAAAATATAAAGCGCTTTCATATATACTATCGAATGCACTTTGTCCAAAGAGGAGGTCGAGTAATGAAGGTACGTTATCCATCCGCACTGGAAGCAGTAGAAGCTGTAAAAGACGGTGCAACAATTATGGTTGGTGGATTTGGGTTAGTTGGTATTCCAGAAAAGTTCCTTTTAGCACTTCGAGAAAAAGGAGTAAAAGATCTAACAGTCATTTCTAACAACTGTGGGGTAGATGATTGGGGTTTAGGTTTGTTACTTCGGAATCGTCAAATCAAGAAAATGGTGGGCTCTTACGTAGGAGAAAATAAGGAATTTGAACGACAAGTTTTAAGTGGGGAATTAGAAGTGGAGTTGCTACCACAAGGAACTTTGGCGGAAAAAATTCGTGCTGGTGGTGCTGGAATTCCTGCATTTTATACGCAAGCTGGTGTGGGGACACCAATAGCCGAAGGAAGAGAACTACGAGAGTTTAACGGGAAAACGTATATGTTAGAGGAATCCTTGGTTGCAGATGTCAGTCTGATTAGAGCGTATCAAGCTGATGCAAAAGGAAACTTACAATACCGTTTAACTGCAAGAAACTTTAATCCACTAATGGCTGCTGCTGGAAAAATTACCTTAGCAGAAGTGGAAGAAATCTCTGAG is a genomic window containing:
- a CDS encoding CoA transferase subunit A, yielding MKVRYPSALEAVEAVKDGATIMVGGFGLVGIPEKFLLALREKGVKDLTVISNNCGVDDWGLGLLLRNRQIKKMVGSYVGENKEFERQVLSGELEVELLPQGTLAEKIRAGGAGIPAFYTQAGVGTPIAEGRELREFNGKTYMLEESLVADVSLIRAYQADAKGNLQYRLTARNFNPLMAAAGKITLAEVEEISETYLLPDHVHTPGIYVDGLFQTKQEKRIERRTVRVKEETNQ
- the katG gene encoding catalase/peroxidase HPI; its protein translation is MDKQNPASAGKCPFSHGSATTVKASTTPTKNWWPNQLNLSILHQHDQKSNPMDPDFNYREAFKELDYDALKADLHKLMTDSQDWWPADYGHYGGFFIRMAWHAAGTYRTGDGRGGGGTGAQRFSPLNSWADNGNLDKARRLLWPIKQKYGNKISWADLLLLTGNVAIESMGGKTFGFGGGRPDIWHPEEDIYWGSETEMLGDNRYSGDRELENPLAAVQMGLIYVNPEGPNGKPDPLASARDIRETFGRMGMNDEETVALIAGGHTFGKAHGAGDAAHVGPDPEAAPIEAQGFGWMSSHGNGKGRDTITSGIEGAWTANPTEWDNGYFELLFGYEWELEKSPAGAYQWKAVDPSEEHLAPDAEDASIKVPTMMTTADLALKVDPSYEKISRRFFENPEEFSDAFSRAWFKLLHRDMGPQTRYLGPELPSEELIWQDPIPTVDYTLSKEEVEKMKLLILDSGLTIGELVTTAWASASTFRGSDMRGGANGSRIRLEPQRSWEVNQPEQLAKVLGVLEEMQSHLDKKVSLADLIVLGGTAAVEKAAKDAGFDVEIPFAPGRGDATAEQTDAESFDVLEPAADGFRNYQKKQYSVSPEELLVDKAQLLGLTAPEMTALIGGMRVLGTNFEGTKHGVFTEQVGTLTNDFFVNLLDMNIVWEPVDGTTYNGRNRSTGKVERTATRVDLVFGSNSVLRAIAEVYAQDDNKEKFVKDFVAAWVKVMNADRFDLEA
- a CDS encoding protein-tyrosine phosphatase family protein → MTKNYQELIPGRVYIGGADDLSVALENEKIDVAYDLRAEAGESLFENHKHTPIVDDAANQDESIRHAVSEIVHSYNEGKNIYFHCQGGSNRTGTVAIGTLLSLELAKSMDDAELQAKSARPKINVKPEMKEALARLYK
- a CDS encoding HIT family protein, whose translation is MKGCPFCKLELIKQQRVVLENEHCRFLQMPQEILAGSGVIVPKEHRETLFDLTKEEWDATYDLLGQVKEILDSDCAPDGYTVGWNCYPVGGQSIMHAHLHILPRFKDEPFAGKGIRHWLKSPDNMRKG